The Streptomyces sp. NBC_00483 genome contains the following window.
GTGGTGGAGATCACAAAGTAGTTGGCGCACCCCGTGTCGCAGATCACAGAGTTGCAGGCATAGGATGCGGGGCAAGTTGGGCTTGTGACCCGCTTCACATGTAGGCGATCTTCGACTGTTCGCAGGACGTGGGGGGCGGGGCGCGAGCTCATGCAACCGCCAGCAGTCAGTGCCGACTGAGAGGAGCGAGGAGCGGTGAACGCCTATGCGCCCATCCTCGTACTGGGAGCCCTCGGGGCAGGCTTTGCGATCTTCTCCGTGATCATGGCCTCCCTGACCGGCCCGAAGCGGTACAACCGGGCCAAGCTCGAGGCCTATGAGTGCGGGATCGAGCCCACCCCCACGCCGGCCGGTGGCGGGCGCTTCCCCATCAAGTACTACCTGACGGCGATGCTCTTCATCGTCTTCGACATCGAGATCGTCTTTCTCTACCCCTGGGCCGTCACCTTCGACGCCCTGGGGGTGTTCGGGCTCGTAGAGATGCTGCTCTTCGTGCTCACCGTCTTCGTCGCGTACGCGTACGTATGGCGGCGCGGCGGCCTGGAATGGGACTGAGCCCCGTATAGGGGAGACCAGGAGCCACAGACCAATGGGACTCGAAGAAAAGCTGCCGAGCGGATTCCTGCTGACCACCGTCGAGCAGGCCGCGGGCTGGGTGCGCAAGTCGTCCGTCTTTCCCGCCACGTTCGGCCTCGCCTGCTGCGCCATCGAAATGATGACGACGGGCGCGGGCCGCTACGACCTGGCGCGGTTCGGCATGGAGGTCTTCCGCGGATCGCCCCGCCAGGCGGACCTGATGATCGTGGCCGGGCGGGTGAGCCAGAAGATGGCGCCCGTCCTTCGCCAGGTCTATGACCAGATGCCGAACCCCAAGTGGGTCATCTCCATGGGCGTCTGCGCCTCGTCGGGCGGAATGTTCAACAACTACGCGATCGTGCAGGGCGTCGACCATGTCGTCCCGGTCGACATCTATCTGCCCGGCTGCCCGCCCCGGCCCGAGATGCTGATGGACGCGATTCTCAAGCTCCATCAGAAGATCCAGTCCTCCAAGCTCGGCGTGAATGCCGAGGAGGCGGCCCGCGAGGCGGAGGAAGCGGCGCTCAAGGCGCTCCCGACGATCGAGATGAAGGGGCTGCTGCGGTGAGCGACGCGCACAGCGACAAGGGATCGAACGGGGTCAACCCCGAAAAGGACCTCAGCGCTGCCAACCTTCCGGGGCAGCGCGGGGATCAGGGCGAGGAGATCCGCGTCCAGCGCGGCATGTTCGGCGCCAACAACGGCGGCGACACCTCCGGCTACGGCGGCCTCGTCCGCTCGGTCCGGCTGCCCGGCGAATCCTCCCGCCCCTACGGCGGCTGGTTCGACGAGGTGGCGGACGAGCTGGAGGGCGCCCTGGAGGAACAGGACCTCGTCCCCGAGAACGCCATCGACAAGACGGTCGTCGACCGCGACGAGCTCACCTTCCACATCGAGCGCGAGCACCTGGTCCGCGTCGCCCGCACCCTGCGCGACGACCCGGCCCTGCGCTTCGAACTGTGCACGGGTGTCTCGGCGGTGCACTACCCCGGGGACAAGGGCCGCGAGCTGCACGCCGTCTACCACCTGCGCTCGATCACCCACAACCGGCTGATCCGCCTCGAGGTCTCCGTGCCCGACGCGGACCCGCACGTCCCGTCCCTGGTCCCGGTGTATCCGACGAACGACTGGCACGAGCGCGAGGCGTACGACTTCTTCGGGCTCGTCTTCGACGGCCACCCCGCGCTGACGCGGATCATGATGCCGGACGACTGGCAGGGCTTCCCGCAGCGCAAGGACTATCCCCTCGGCGGCATCCCCGTCGAGTACAAGGGCGCCCAGATCCCGGCTCCGGACCAGCGGAGGTCGTACTCGTGACCACACCCCACGCAACCCCGCGCGCGACCACGG
Protein-coding sequences here:
- a CDS encoding NADH-quinone oxidoreductase subunit A, translated to MNAYAPILVLGALGAGFAIFSVIMASLTGPKRYNRAKLEAYECGIEPTPTPAGGGRFPIKYYLTAMLFIVFDIEIVFLYPWAVTFDALGVFGLVEMLLFVLTVFVAYAYVWRRGGLEWD
- a CDS encoding NuoB/complex I 20 kDa subunit family protein is translated as MGLEEKLPSGFLLTTVEQAAGWVRKSSVFPATFGLACCAIEMMTTGAGRYDLARFGMEVFRGSPRQADLMIVAGRVSQKMAPVLRQVYDQMPNPKWVISMGVCASSGGMFNNYAIVQGVDHVVPVDIYLPGCPPRPEMLMDAILKLHQKIQSSKLGVNAEEAAREAEEAALKALPTIEMKGLLR
- a CDS encoding NADH-quinone oxidoreductase subunit C; its protein translation is MSDAHSDKGSNGVNPEKDLSAANLPGQRGDQGEEIRVQRGMFGANNGGDTSGYGGLVRSVRLPGESSRPYGGWFDEVADELEGALEEQDLVPENAIDKTVVDRDELTFHIEREHLVRVARTLRDDPALRFELCTGVSAVHYPGDKGRELHAVYHLRSITHNRLIRLEVSVPDADPHVPSLVPVYPTNDWHEREAYDFFGLVFDGHPALTRIMMPDDWQGFPQRKDYPLGGIPVEYKGAQIPAPDQRRSYS